The sequence GCGACCACGGGGTAACTTTCCATACGCAGAACAAACTTCGAACTGTCCTCTGGCAGTGGGCGGGTCACCCGCTCTCAGAGTCCGAACTCTTGCAAATCCAAGAGTTGCGGAACTCGCTTACGCTTTCGTTGGGGGAATTGCTCCTTCCGCTCTTATCAACGGCAGAATTGGCCGCCTTGGACGCGAGACTAGGGAGACTCCTGTCGTCACAGACATTTCCAGTCCCCTCTGATGAATGGCCGGCGGTGCCATGGCCTCCGTTCTAAACTCCCTTAGGATGAGTCCGTGAAATCTTGGGCAAGTCTCTATCTACCTCCGATAGCCAAAAGGTTCAATTTCCCTCCATTGCGGCTTCACAATTCAGTTACGGGAACGTTAGAAAGTTTGCCCGTTAAATCTGAGTACAGCATGTACGTCTGCGGCATCACCCCATACGACGCCACCCACCTAGGACATGCAGCCACCTACATCACTTTTGATCTGATTAACCGCTACCTCAGAGCAATGGGCAAGAACGTCCACTTCGTAGAAAACATCACCGATGTCGATGATCCGTTGCTAGAAAGAGCGACTCGCGACAACGTTGATTGGTCGGTGCTGGCACACTCTCAGATTGAACTCTTCCGTGGAGACATGAGCGATCTCCATATTCTTCCGCCAGAGCATTACATCGGTGCAGTTGAAGCTATTCCACTGATCGTAAAAATGATTGAGGCGCTGAAATCCAAGGGTGCCGTGTACTTGGTGGATGACGATCTCTACTTCTCAGTCCACATGGATAAAGATTTTGGCACTCGCTCGAATTTGTCACAAGAAAGTATGTTGGAGCTTTTTGGTCAGCGCGGGGGAGACCCAGACCGCGTCGGCAAACATGACAAACTCGATGCGCTTTTATGGATGCGTCAGCGACCGAACGAACCTGGTTGGGCTTCTTCCTTCGGAAAGGGCCGACCTGGATGGCACGTTGAATGTTGCGCCATTGCTCTGAACTACTTGCCAATTAATTCGGACGATAAATTTCTTATCGATATTCAAGGAGGCGGTTCGGACCTTCTCTTCCCTCATCACGAAATGGGAGCATCTCAGGCGGCAGTCGTTCAAGGCAGGGAATTTGCCCGGTTTTATGTTCACACCGGGATGATCGGCCTTGATGGAGAGAAAATGAGCAAGAGCCTTGGCAATCTTGTCTTCCTCTCCGAACTGGTGAATGCCGGTGAAGATCCCATGGCAATTCGACTGGCTCTCATCAGGGCGCCCTACGCTGCGGATCGAATGTGGAGTGACGAAAAATTGATATCAGCGACCGCCTTTTTGACTCGATTACGTTTGCTCTTATCGCGACCTGAAGTCGCTCCAACAGATCCCACAATTGAATCGATCATTGCAGCCTTATCCAACAATCTCGATACGCAGGCTGCCCTCAATGCGATTGAAAAATGGTGCGATGAGACCGAATCAGGGGCCGTAGGTGGATCTGCTGGCGAGTTGTCACGCGCTATCGACTTACTGCTTGGAATTGCGATCTAACTATTCGTTGTTTCGACGCCTTAAATATCGCTCGAATTCGCGAGCAATAGAATCTCCAGTTGCTTCCGGTAGTTCTGATTCATCTCGCGCGGTTTCCAACTGACGAACATATTCAGAGATTTCGCTGTCTTCTGCGGCCATCTCATCGACGCTCTTCTCCCATGCTTGAGATTGCTCTGGAAGATCACCAGGGGGTAAGGATATGTTGAGAAAATCCTCGAGTGCATTTATTAATGCAAGTGTTGCTTTAGGTGATGGGGGAGCCGCGGCGTAATGGGGTATAGCCGCCCAAAGTGAAACCGCATCTATCCCTCGTCTCTGGGCAGCTTCTTGAATCACGCCGAGAATGCCCGTTGGGCCCTCGTATCTACTTACTTCGACACCCAATCTCTCAGCAATGTCAGGGTGGGTGCCGCTTCCGCTTACTGATATAGGTCGAGAGTGAGGTGTATCTGCGAGCAAAGAGCCAAGAGTCAGGATCATGGTTACATCCAAGTCGTCCGCCAAATCGAGGATATTCGCTGCGAACGTCTTCCATTTCATCGATGGCTCAATGCCCTTAACTACTACAAGATCAAAGTCGTATTGAGGTGTTGCAATTCCAAAAACTTCAGTCGTGGGCCACGTCAATGTCCTAAATTTTGAATCGTCCACCGAAACCATCGGACGATTCACTTGAAAATCGTAGAAATCTTCCGGATCGACCTGTGCGATGAGGGATGCCGTCCACGTGTTCAATAAGTGAGATGCTGCTCCGGTTGCGGCCTCGCCAGCATCGTTCCAACCACCAAATGCAAGGATCATGACAGGCGATCTCAGCGCAGGGATGTGGAGAATTTCCATAACTCCACCTTACGGTAACCTTTGACAAGTGACGACCTCAATCCAGACCTTGCGCCAAGCTCTCGCAGAGCGAACGGTTATTGTTGACGGCGCAATGGGAACGATGCTCCAGGCCGCAAACCCCACTATGGAAGATTTCCAAGGTCATGAGGGCTGCAACGAGATCCTCAACGTTAGCCGGCCAGATATCGTGCGTAGCGTTCATGAGGAGTATTTATCCGTTGGTGTGGATGCCATTGAGACAAACACTTTCGGTGCCAACTGGGCGAATTTAGCCGAGTATGGAATCGAGGATCGTATCTACGAACTCGCATTTACAGGGGGAGTGCTAGCACGACAAAGTGCAGATAAATTTAGTACACCCGACCAACCGAGGTATGTCTTGGGCTCACTCGGTCCAGGAACCAAATTGCCAAGCTTGGGACATACGACCTATCAAAAATTAAAAGATGCCTACTACCTCGCGTCTAAAGGGCTGGTCGATGCAGGTGTAGATGGCCTTCTCATTGAAACTGCCCAAGATTTGTTACAGGCCAAAGCAGCGATAAATGGTGCGCGCGTGGCGATGGAAGAAAGTGGCCGCGACGTCATCTTAATTACCCAAGTAACCGTTGAGACCACTGGCACAATGCTGTTAGGTTCCGAAATCGGAGCGGCGTTGAATGCGCTCGAACCCCTGGGTATTGATCTCATTGGACTTAACTGCGCTACTGGACCCGCTGAAATGTCCGAGCATTTGAGGTATCTGAGCAAGTCTGCGCACGTCGGAATTTCTGTCATGCCAAATGCCGGGCTTCCCATTCTCGGTCCAGATGGCGCAACGTATCCACTGACACCCAAGGAATTGGCCGCGGCTCTTAGCGTCTTCGTAAAGGAGTATGGCGTTTCATTAGTGGGTGGATGTTGCGGCACAACTCCGGCGCATTTAGTGGAAGTTGTTAGCGCGCTCAAGGGGAGCATCCCGGCGAAAAGAGAGCCGCACGTTGAACCGGGGGCTTCCTCGCTTTATCAGTACGTACCGTTTAGGCAAGATCTCGCTTACATGGCAATCGGAGAGCGAACAAATTCGAATGGTTCGCGTGCATTTAGAGATGCTCTTCTGGCGGAGGACTGGCAGTCCTGCGTCGAGATCGCACGTGATCAGATTCGCGACGGCGCGCACATGCTGGATCTTTCTGTCGATTATG comes from Candidatus Paceibacterota bacterium and encodes:
- the mshC gene encoding cysteine--1-D-myo-inosityl 2-amino-2-deoxy-alpha-D-glucopyranoside ligase, which produces MKSWASLYLPPIAKRFNFPPLRLHNSVTGTLESLPVKSEYSMYVCGITPYDATHLGHAATYITFDLINRYLRAMGKNVHFVENITDVDDPLLERATRDNVDWSVLAHSQIELFRGDMSDLHILPPEHYIGAVEAIPLIVKMIEALKSKGAVYLVDDDLYFSVHMDKDFGTRSNLSQESMLELFGQRGGDPDRVGKHDKLDALLWMRQRPNEPGWASSFGKGRPGWHVECCAIALNYLPINSDDKFLIDIQGGGSDLLFPHHEMGASQAAVVQGREFARFYVHTGMIGLDGEKMSKSLGNLVFLSELVNAGEDPMAIRLALIRAPYAADRMWSDEKLISATAFLTRLRLLLSRPEVAPTDPTIESIIAALSNNLDTQAALNAIEKWCDETESGAVGGSAGELSRAIDLLLGIAI
- a CDS encoding PAC2 family protein yields the protein MEILHIPALRSPVMILAFGGWNDAGEAATGAASHLLNTWTASLIAQVDPEDFYDFQVNRPMVSVDDSKFRTLTWPTTEVFGIATPQYDFDLVVVKGIEPSMKWKTFAANILDLADDLDVTMILTLGSLLADTPHSRPISVSGSGTHPDIAERLGVEVSRYEGPTGILGVIQEAAQRRGIDAVSLWAAIPHYAAAPPSPKATLALINALEDFLNISLPPGDLPEQSQAWEKSVDEMAAEDSEISEYVRQLETARDESELPEATGDSIAREFERYLRRRNNE